GGTCCGCCACGGCCACGGCGCCAAGGGGGCGCTAATCGGCGGGGTCATCGGCGCGGTGGTGACCACGGCGTTCTTTCACCTGATCGTCTCAGGCCTCTGTGACTCGACCGACGGTTGCCACCGCGATCATGTTCGTGCCTGGGGCTATGGCATCGCCATTGGCGGCGCGGGCGGGGCGCTGATCGGGGCGGGGGTGGGGTCGTTGGTGCAGGGGTGGGAGAAGCGGGCACCGTAGGCGAGAAGCGAGAAGCGAGGGGATGCGGGTGTCATCCTGAGCGAAGCCCGCAAAGCGGGCGAAGTCGAAGGACCTCTCAGCCCGGAAAGAGGTCCTTCGACTCTGCTCCGGCTGCGCCGTCGCTACGCTCAGGATGACACTTCCGGGGGGCCCCACGCTTCTCGCTTCTCGCTTCTCGTCCTAGCGAAACCCCCCGAATGCGCCCAAATTCCGTCATCCCCTAGCACCGGATCCCATCCCATGCTCCGTCGCGACCTTCTCCGCCTGCTGGGCGGGGTTTCTGCGCTCGCCGCGATCCCCACCGAGGACCTCTTCGCCCTCGGTGAGTCGACGCACGCCGGGCTCCGCGCCAATACCGCCGGGCTCGGCTTCTTCGACGCGCACCAACTGCAGACGGTGGCCTCGGCGGCCGATCGGATCATTCCAACGACCGAGACGCCCGGCGCCCGCGAGGCCGACTGTCATCGGTTCGCCGAGAAGATCATTGCTGACCATTACGACACCACGCGGCAGAAGCGCTTCATCACGGGGTTGGTCGATCTCGACAGCCGGAGCAGCACACTGGCGCAGAAGCTCTTTGTCGACCTCACACCCCAGCAGCAGGACTCGGTGCTTGCCGGAGTGGAGAAGGAGACGCTGGCCTCGACCACACCGGCCGCCTCCTTCTGGCGTGACCTCAAGTATCTCACCATCTACGGCTACTACACCTCGCGCATCGGGATCCAGGACGAGCTCGAGGTGA
Above is a genomic segment from Gemmatimonadota bacterium containing:
- a CDS encoding gluconate 2-dehydrogenase subunit 3 family protein, whose amino-acid sequence is MLRRDLLRLLGGVSALAAIPTEDLFALGESTHAGLRANTAGLGFFDAHQLQTVASAADRIIPTTETPGAREADCHRFAEKIIADHYDTTRQKRFITGLVDLDSRSSTLAQKLFVDLTPQQQDSVLAGVEKETLASTTPAASFWRDLKYLTIYGYYTSRIGIQDELEVNFYPGRFDGCAPLEAK